The genome window TTCTTTCTCATGGCCACATCGATGAAGTCGTTCCGGAAATAGAACTTGCGGGCACTCTCGTTCGACTTCCGCACCTCGAGGGTGATCCGGGTGATCCCGCTCCCCCGGGCGGTCCCGAGGAGGTCGTCGAGGAGCCGCTGCCCCACTCCCGACCCGCGCTCGGAGGGGTGCACGGCGAGGTTCCCGAGGTGCGCCTCGTCCTCGATCAGCACCGCCAGGAGGTACCCGACCAGCTTCCGGTCGCGGATCGCCATGCGGGCGTACGTTCCTCCCCCGACCTCGAGCTCCGAGCG of Candidatus Eisenbacteria bacterium contains these proteins:
- the rimI gene encoding ribosomal protein S18-alanine N-acetyltransferase yields the protein MSAVAKPASVRILPLTMERIDEVLEIEKLSFSDPWSREMFRSELEVGGGTYARMAIRDRKLVGYLLAVLIEDEAHLGNLAVHPSERGSGVGQRLLDDLLGTARGSGITRITLEVRKSNESARKFYFRNDFIDVAMRKNYYRNPHEDAIVMLRSLREGSNA